The Streptomyces sp. NBC_01275 genome has a segment encoding these proteins:
- a CDS encoding ATP/GTP-binding protein, which yields MSGRSDKIVPLAVKIVVSGGLGVGKTTFIGAVSEIEPLDTEAAITQVSVGVDSLEGVESKTTTTVALDFGRITLDPTIALYLFGTPGQDRFSFLWDDLVEGALGTVVLVDTRRIEECFPAVDYFESQEAPFVLAVNRFDGAERFELDEVREALGLSTDVPVLECDARDRGSVRDVLGALMDRVIGVRAASRKRAVVVR from the coding sequence ATGTCCGGGCGCTCTGACAAAATCGTGCCGCTCGCCGTGAAGATCGTGGTGAGCGGGGGACTCGGGGTCGGCAAGACGACCTTCATCGGAGCCGTCTCCGAGATCGAGCCGCTCGACACGGAGGCGGCGATCACCCAGGTGTCGGTGGGGGTCGACTCGCTCGAGGGCGTGGAGTCCAAGACGACGACCACCGTCGCACTCGACTTCGGGCGCATCACCCTCGATCCGACCATCGCGCTGTATCTGTTCGGCACGCCCGGGCAGGACCGGTTCTCGTTCCTGTGGGACGACCTGGTGGAGGGCGCGCTGGGCACGGTGGTCCTCGTGGACACCCGCCGGATCGAGGAGTGCTTTCCCGCGGTCGACTACTTCGAGTCGCAGGAGGCGCCCTTCGTGCTGGCGGTGAACCGGTTCGACGGGGCCGAACGGTTCGAACTGGACGAGGTCCGGGAGGCGTTGGGCCTGAGTACGGACGTTCCGGTGCTGGAGTGCGATGCGCGGGACCGCGGCTCCGTACGGGATGTGCTCGGGGCGCTGATGGACCGGGTGATCGGGGTGCGGGCTGCCTCCAGGAAACGGGCGGTGGTGGTGCGGTAG
- a CDS encoding DUF742 domain-containing protein has protein sequence MSGSQPRDVSPVEDADFVRPFIITGGRAEPLQADLRLETLVVAVGAPDETLAFERRHIVAVCERPTTVAEVADRVGVPLGVAKVLISDLVVAGQLACRHPAELPLQLLERIRDHVRAL, from the coding sequence GTGAGCGGCTCGCAGCCGAGGGACGTATCTCCTGTCGAGGACGCGGACTTCGTACGGCCGTTCATCATCACCGGCGGCCGGGCCGAGCCGCTCCAGGCGGATCTGCGCCTGGAGACGCTGGTGGTCGCCGTGGGCGCGCCCGACGAGACGCTGGCGTTCGAGCGGCGGCACATCGTCGCGGTGTGCGAACGGCCGACGACCGTCGCGGAGGTCGCCGACCGGGTCGGCGTCCCCCTCGGAGTGGCCAAGGTGCTGATCTCCGACCTCGTCGTCGCCGGACAGCTCGCGTGCCGGCACCCCGCGGAGCTACCGCTCCAGTTGCTCGAAAGGATCAGGGATCATGTCCGGGCGCTCTGA
- a CDS encoding roadblock/LC7 domain-containing protein produces the protein MTAVDTQHDSQTFNWLLANFVRSTDGVRDAVAVSSDGLLIAVSDGLGRTEADHLAAIVSGLSSLARSASKRYGFDGVKLIMIEMGRGFLLVSAIRDGSCLGVLADSSGELGLVGYEMAVLAERAGDLLTPTLIADLRQVLPR, from the coding sequence GTGACCGCCGTCGACACCCAGCACGACTCGCAGACCTTCAACTGGCTGCTCGCCAACTTCGTCCGCAGCACCGACGGGGTACGGGACGCGGTCGCCGTCTCCTCCGACGGACTGCTGATCGCCGTCTCGGACGGGCTCGGCCGCACCGAGGCCGACCATCTCGCGGCGATCGTCTCGGGCCTCAGCAGCCTGGCCCGCAGCGCGTCCAAGCGGTACGGCTTCGACGGGGTCAAGCTGATCATGATCGAGATGGGGCGGGGCTTCCTGCTCGTCTCCGCGATCCGCGACGGCAGCTGTCTGGGGGTCCTCGCCGACTCCAGCGGTGAACTCGGCCTGGTCGGCTATGAGATGGCGGTGCTCGCGGAGCGGGCGGGCGATCTGCTCACGCCGACGCTCATCGCCGATCTGCGCCAGGTGCTGCCGCGGTGA
- a CDS encoding nitrate- and nitrite sensing domain-containing protein, whose product MDAVHTPRFPRTPRGSHAPRTIRTRLLRILILALAVLLALLGVAAAEQISAYRNASATADNARLEITLQGLVHELQKERGLTTGYVGGVRQFGGKLPAQRKATDTARTALGQALKGRDDAAAGSVRESLDRIDGLVGIRSAADGGTGVVKATFDWFTTTITVLDRLDLGLDEVHDGRLRDAYQSLQVLGNAKEFTGEERAIVLGSVRAGAFRDGDYSRFMEIRAGRLAALDAFPRSATAAQERRLDTAMTTPDAERAWSYESTAVHGGGRLKWSDLPPMAWWDSTTSTINGLRNVQISLGVDVENRAAELESAAQRDLLLFLLLALATVAALGGLALDCVRSVSAPLAELAQQARKVASEQLPTAVAAVQNAPSGETPEPPAALAVADNAGAEVREVAEAFDRVQRAAFDLATEQAVLRRNATDSLVSLGRRNQNLVRRQISFINKLEHEDADPATLANLFELDHLATRMRRNAESLLVLAGESSPRPWATPLAVTDVLRAALSEVEEYRRVTLRRIEPAQVNGAVVAEVSHLLAELIENALSFSPPDSDVEVEGRRTSAGYLVAIVDHGLGMDAQMLAEANVRLSGTASFMAEPTRFLGHFVVGALARKRGIEVRLGEAPAAGVVARVLIPAGLLTEAAVTVRSTGAGAGSTVAGSTVPAPRKAEVEKKEEAVEPVPVPEKAQAAPVAARGGSAARTRNGLVKRPQRSAIAEAVNETDRTVRLAPTAPPSPDRTPEQVSGMLSTLRSAHMRGGISVEKEKQRNAESSTEKNTATNEGAAQ is encoded by the coding sequence GTGGACGCAGTTCATACCCCACGTTTCCCGCGCACTCCCCGTGGCTCTCACGCCCCCCGCACCATCCGCACCAGACTTCTGAGGATCCTGATCCTCGCTCTCGCGGTCCTGCTGGCCCTGCTCGGCGTCGCGGCGGCCGAGCAGATCTCCGCCTACCGCAACGCCTCCGCCACCGCGGACAACGCCCGGCTGGAGATCACCCTCCAGGGCCTCGTCCACGAACTGCAGAAGGAACGCGGACTCACCACCGGATACGTCGGCGGAGTCCGCCAGTTCGGCGGCAAGCTGCCCGCCCAGCGCAAGGCGACCGACACCGCCCGCACGGCTCTCGGCCAGGCGCTGAAGGGGCGCGACGACGCGGCCGCCGGCTCGGTCCGCGAGTCCCTCGACCGGATCGACGGACTGGTCGGCATCCGGAGCGCCGCCGACGGCGGCACCGGCGTGGTGAAGGCCACCTTCGACTGGTTCACCACCACGATCACCGTCCTCGACCGGCTCGACCTCGGACTCGACGAGGTCCACGACGGCCGACTGCGCGACGCCTATCAGTCGCTCCAAGTCCTCGGCAACGCCAAGGAGTTCACGGGCGAGGAGCGGGCCATCGTGCTGGGCTCGGTGCGCGCGGGCGCATTCCGCGACGGCGACTACAGCCGCTTCATGGAGATCCGCGCCGGCCGGCTGGCCGCCCTCGACGCCTTCCCGCGCTCGGCGACCGCGGCGCAGGAACGCCGGCTGGACACGGCGATGACCACGCCGGACGCGGAACGCGCCTGGTCCTACGAGTCCACCGCGGTGCACGGCGGCGGACGGCTGAAGTGGAGCGACCTGCCGCCCATGGCGTGGTGGGACTCCACGACGTCGACCATCAACGGACTGCGGAACGTGCAGATCTCGCTCGGCGTCGACGTCGAGAACCGTGCCGCCGAGCTGGAGAGCGCCGCCCAGCGCGACCTGCTGCTGTTCCTGCTCCTCGCCCTCGCCACGGTCGCCGCCCTCGGCGGACTCGCCCTGGACTGCGTACGATCCGTCTCCGCGCCGCTCGCCGAACTCGCGCAGCAGGCACGGAAGGTGGCGAGCGAGCAGTTGCCGACGGCCGTCGCCGCCGTGCAGAACGCGCCCTCGGGCGAGACTCCCGAGCCGCCCGCCGCACTCGCCGTGGCGGACAACGCCGGGGCCGAGGTGCGGGAGGTCGCCGAGGCGTTCGACCGGGTGCAGCGGGCCGCGTTCGACCTCGCCACCGAACAGGCCGTGCTGCGTCGCAACGCCACCGACTCGCTGGTCAGCCTGGGCCGGCGCAACCAGAACCTGGTACGCCGTCAGATCAGCTTCATCAACAAGCTGGAGCACGAGGACGCCGACCCCGCGACCCTCGCCAACCTCTTCGAGCTGGACCACCTGGCCACCCGGATGCGCCGTAACGCCGAGAGCCTGCTCGTGCTCGCCGGCGAGTCCAGCCCCCGCCCCTGGGCCACCCCGCTCGCCGTCACCGACGTGCTGCGCGCCGCGCTCTCCGAGGTGGAGGAGTACCGCAGGGTCACCCTGCGCCGGATCGAGCCCGCCCAGGTCAACGGGGCCGTCGTCGCCGAAGTGTCCCATCTGCTCGCCGAGTTGATCGAGAACGCGCTGAGTTTCTCGCCGCCGGACTCCGACGTCGAGGTCGAGGGGCGGCGCACCAGCGCCGGGTATCTGGTCGCGATCGTCGACCACGGCCTCGGCATGGACGCCCAGATGCTCGCCGAGGCCAACGTACGGCTGTCCGGGACCGCCAGCTTCATGGCCGAACCCACCAGGTTCCTGGGCCACTTCGTGGTCGGCGCGCTCGCCCGCAAGCGCGGGATCGAGGTACGGCTCGGGGAGGCCCCGGCCGCCGGCGTCGTCGCCCGGGTGCTGATCCCCGCGGGGCTGCTGACGGAGGCGGCGGTGACGGTCAGGTCGACGGGTGCGGGTGCGGGGTCGACGGTTGCGGGGTCGACGGTTCCCGCACCGAGGAAGGCAGAGGTGGAGAAGAAGGAGGAGGCGGTCGAACCCGTGCCCGTGCCCGAGAAAGCGCAGGCCGCTCCGGTCGCCGCCAGGGGCGGGTCCGCCGCCCGGACCCGTAACGGCCTGGTGAAGCGGCCGCAGCGCAGCGCCATCGCGGAGGCGGTGAACGAGACCGACCGGACCGTCCGGCTCGCCCCCACCGCGCCGCCCAGCCCCGACCGGACCCCCGAGCAGGTCTCCGGGATGCTCTCCACCCTGCGCAGTGCGCACATGCGGGGCGGGATCAGCGTCGAGAAGGAGAAGCAGCGGAACGCCGAGAGCAGCACCGAGAAGAACACCGCGACGAACGAGGGTGCCGCCCAGTGA
- a CDS encoding DUF5685 family protein, with protein sequence MFGIVRPCSHRLGEQLKTQWMAHLCGLCLALRGDHGQFARIVTNYDGLLISVLTEAQAVERAGGGAAGGWRRTAGPCPLRGMRTASVAQGEGARLAAAVSLVLASAKVRDHVADGDGVLARRPVAVAARRVAASWGRAGERTGAAVGFDTAVLVDAVDRQFGIETLAGPGTSLLTVTEPTETATAAAFAHTAVLAGRPGNAQPLAEAGRLFGRLAHLLDAVEDRAADAAAGAWNPLTATQTPLTEARRLADDALHGIRLALRDVDFADGKLAHLLLAHELGRSVDRAFGTQSCGHPAGHPAQGAFGPPTGPYAPQGPVDPNAPGNPFGGNPYGGEPPRPDKRGFWAGCAVALGLCCTCKACCADEFEGPWSRKKREGWCSSGCDGGCCDCCNCCEACECCECCACDCSC encoded by the coding sequence GTGTTCGGAATCGTCAGGCCGTGCAGTCACCGTCTCGGCGAGCAGCTCAAGACGCAGTGGATGGCCCACTTGTGCGGGCTGTGCCTTGCGCTGCGCGGCGACCACGGGCAGTTCGCGCGCATCGTCACCAACTACGACGGACTGCTCATATCGGTTCTGACGGAGGCTCAGGCCGTCGAGCGGGCCGGGGGCGGGGCCGCAGGCGGGTGGCGGCGTACGGCGGGGCCCTGTCCGTTGCGCGGGATGCGCACCGCGTCCGTCGCTCAGGGTGAGGGCGCGCGGCTCGCCGCCGCCGTCTCGCTGGTGCTGGCCTCCGCCAAGGTGCGCGACCACGTCGCCGACGGGGACGGGGTGCTGGCCCGCCGACCGGTCGCGGTCGCCGCGCGCAGAGTGGCCGCGAGCTGGGGGCGGGCAGGGGAACGGACCGGGGCGGCCGTCGGGTTCGACACGGCCGTGCTGGTGGACGCGGTCGACCGGCAGTTCGGGATCGAGACGCTGGCCGGGCCCGGCACCTCGTTGCTGACCGTCACCGAGCCGACGGAGACCGCCACCGCCGCGGCCTTCGCGCACACCGCGGTCCTGGCGGGCCGCCCGGGCAACGCCCAGCCGCTCGCCGAGGCCGGACGCCTCTTCGGGCGGCTGGCGCATCTGCTGGACGCCGTGGAGGACCGGGCCGCCGACGCGGCCGCCGGGGCCTGGAACCCGCTGACCGCCACGCAGACCCCGCTCACCGAGGCCCGCCGGCTCGCCGACGACGCGCTGCACGGGATACGGCTCGCCCTGCGGGACGTCGACTTCGCCGACGGAAAGCTGGCGCATCTGCTGCTCGCGCACGAGCTGGGGCGGTCGGTGGACCGGGCGTTCGGGACGCAGTCGTGCGGGCATCCTGCGGGGCATCCGGCGCAGGGCGCTTTCGGGCCGCCGACCGGGCCGTACGCCCCGCAGGGCCCGGTGGACCCGAACGCTCCCGGCAACCCTTTCGGCGGCAACCCCTACGGCGGTGAGCCGCCGCGTCCCGACAAACGGGGCTTCTGGGCCGGATGCGCCGTGGCGCTCGGGTTGTGCTGCACCTGCAAGGCGTGCTGCGCCGACGAGTTCGAGGGGCCCTGGTCGAGGAAGAAGCGTGAGGGGTGGTGCAGCAGCGGCTGTGACGGCGGCTGCTGCGACTGCTGTAACTGCTGCGAGGCCTGCGAATGCTGTGAGTGCTGCGCGTGCGACTGCTCCTGCTGA
- a CDS encoding cell division protein SepF — protein MGSVRKASAWLGLVDDNDDERYYDDDYSEGTDSGDAWVTDPRVKVATDTAEEKGRRIGTVTPDSFRDARAIGELFREGVPVIVNLTAMEAGDAKRVVDFAAGLIFGLRGSIERVSTRVFLLTPANTEIVNGDPAAHRTDGFFNQS, from the coding sequence ATGGGATCGGTGCGCAAGGCGAGTGCCTGGCTTGGCCTCGTCGACGACAACGATGACGAGCGTTACTACGACGACGACTATTCCGAGGGGACCGACTCCGGAGACGCCTGGGTCACCGACCCCCGCGTGAAGGTGGCCACGGACACGGCCGAGGAGAAGGGCCGCCGCATCGGCACCGTCACCCCGGACAGCTTCCGGGACGCGCGGGCGATCGGCGAACTGTTCCGCGAGGGCGTCCCGGTCATCGTGAACCTCACGGCCATGGAGGCGGGCGACGCCAAGCGCGTCGTCGACTTCGCGGCCGGGCTGATCTTCGGTCTGCGCGGTTCGATCGAGCGTGTGTCGACCCGTGTGTTCCTGCTGACCCCCGCCAACACCGAGATCGTGAACGGGGACCCGGCCGCGCACCGCACGGACGGCTTCTTCAACCAGAGCTGA
- a CDS encoding acyl-CoA dehydrogenase family protein, which yields MSASAPLPPFDPADPLGIDDLLEPEDLAVRDTVRRWASDRVLPYVAEWYEQGELPGIRELARELGGIGALGMSLTGYGCAGASAVQYGLACLELEAADSGIRSLVSVQGSLAMYAIHRFGSEEQKQEWLPRMASGEVIGCFGLTEPDHGSDPAGMRTHAKRDGSDWVLDGRKMWITNGSVAGVAVVWAQSEDGIRGFVVPTDAPGFSAPEIKHKWSLRASVTSELVLDEVRLPADAVLPEVTGLRGPLSCLSHARYGIVWGAMGAARSCFETAVEYARTREQFGRPIGGFQLTQAKLADMAVELHKGILLAHHLGRRMDAGRLRPEQISFGKLNNVREAIDICRTARTILGANGISLEYPVMRHATNLESVLTYEGTVEMHQLVLGKALTGLDAFR from the coding sequence ATGTCCGCGTCCGCTCCCCTGCCCCCCTTCGACCCCGCCGACCCCCTCGGCATCGACGACCTGCTGGAGCCGGAGGACCTCGCCGTTCGGGACACCGTGCGGAGGTGGGCCTCGGATCGGGTGCTGCCGTATGTCGCCGAGTGGTACGAGCAGGGGGAGCTGCCGGGGATCCGGGAGCTGGCCCGGGAGCTCGGGGGGATCGGGGCGCTCGGGATGTCGCTCACCGGGTACGGGTGTGCGGGGGCCAGTGCCGTGCAGTACGGGCTCGCCTGTCTGGAGCTGGAGGCCGCCGACTCCGGGATCCGGTCCCTCGTCTCCGTGCAGGGCTCGCTCGCCATGTACGCGATCCACCGGTTCGGCTCCGAGGAGCAGAAGCAGGAGTGGCTGCCGCGCATGGCCTCCGGCGAGGTCATCGGATGCTTCGGGCTGACCGAGCCCGATCACGGGTCCGACCCCGCCGGCATGCGGACCCACGCCAAGCGCGACGGCTCCGACTGGGTGCTCGACGGGCGGAAGATGTGGATCACCAACGGGTCCGTCGCCGGGGTCGCCGTGGTCTGGGCGCAGAGCGAGGACGGGATCCGCGGGTTCGTCGTGCCGACCGACGCTCCCGGGTTCTCCGCGCCCGAGATCAAGCACAAGTGGTCCCTGCGGGCCAGCGTGACCAGCGAGCTGGTGCTCGACGAGGTGCGGCTGCCCGCCGACGCGGTGCTGCCGGAGGTCACCGGGCTGCGGGGGCCGCTCAGCTGTCTGTCGCACGCCCGCTACGGGATCGTCTGGGGGGCGATGGGAGCGGCGCGGTCCTGCTTCGAGACCGCCGTCGAGTACGCGAGGACGCGGGAGCAGTTCGGGCGGCCCATCGGAGGGTTCCAGCTCACCCAGGCCAAGCTCGCCGACATGGCGGTCGAGCTGCACAAGGGGATTCTGCTCGCCCATCACCTGGGGCGGCGCATGGACGCCGGCCGCCTGCGTCCCGAGCAGATCAGCTTCGGCAAGCTCAACAACGTACGAGAGGCCATCGACATCTGTCGTACGGCGCGGACGATTCTGGGGGCCAACGGGATCTCGCTCGAGTATCCCGTCATGCGGCACGCGACCAACCTCGAGTCGGTGCTGACCTACGAGGGCACCGTCGAGATGCACCAGCTCGTGCTGGGCAAGGCGCTCACCGGACTCGACGCCTTCCGCTGA
- a CDS encoding MFS transporter encodes MSRTTTAAANRWVVLVVLCVSLLLVAVDATVLHVAVPAVTEDLRPGAIELLWIVDTYPLVCASLLILFGTLGDKVGRRRILLLGYALFGVASAMAAFAGTAQILIVARGLLGVGGAMIMPATLSILRQVFPDRRERALAIGIWSAVAAVGAAVGPLLGGFLLEHFWWGSVFLVNIPLMLVSLPIGRLLLPESKGAGDGPWDVVGALMAAAGLFGVVLGVKRLGGGELGPFTVLPLAVGAVLVALFVRRQRRRAQPLVDLRMFSRPAFSTSVGCIVLAMLALVGLELIAAQYLQLVLGLSPLETGLRLLPLTFAAMAAGLAGARLLRRFGPRRMVCGGFCLTAVAVLTLTAMGGTDNAGLLLFGFVLLGFGLETTLFAAYESMLSEAPQEQAGGAAAIGETSYQLGAGIGIALLGSVMNAAYAPGLTSVPGVPASASAAAGHSLGEAYEVAGRLGGPAGVALRHTARDSFVHGLHVTLLVSAGLLLLGAVMALRLPRIMQCESPAAAVEVPSPREVAESRVSA; translated from the coding sequence ATGTCCCGGACGACCACGGCCGCAGCCAATCGTTGGGTCGTCCTCGTCGTACTGTGCGTCAGCCTGCTCCTGGTCGCCGTCGACGCGACCGTCCTGCACGTCGCGGTGCCCGCCGTCACCGAGGACCTCCGGCCCGGCGCGATCGAGCTGCTCTGGATCGTCGACACCTATCCGCTGGTCTGCGCCTCGCTGCTGATCCTGTTCGGCACGCTCGGCGACAAGGTGGGCCGCAGGCGGATCCTGCTGCTCGGGTACGCCCTGTTCGGCGTCGCCTCCGCGATGGCGGCCTTCGCCGGAACGGCCCAGATCCTGATCGTGGCGCGGGGGCTGCTCGGCGTCGGCGGCGCGATGATCATGCCGGCGACGCTGTCGATCCTGCGGCAGGTCTTCCCCGACCGGCGCGAACGGGCGCTCGCGATAGGCATCTGGAGCGCGGTCGCCGCGGTCGGCGCCGCAGTCGGGCCGCTGCTCGGCGGCTTTCTGCTGGAGCACTTCTGGTGGGGTTCGGTCTTCCTCGTCAACATTCCGTTGATGCTGGTCAGCCTGCCGATCGGACGGCTGCTGCTGCCCGAGTCGAAGGGCGCGGGCGACGGGCCCTGGGACGTGGTCGGCGCGCTGATGGCGGCGGCCGGACTGTTCGGCGTGGTGCTCGGCGTGAAGCGGCTGGGCGGCGGCGAGCTGGGGCCGTTCACCGTGCTGCCGCTGGCGGTCGGCGCGGTGCTGGTCGCGCTGTTCGTACGACGTCAGCGGCGGCGCGCCCAGCCGCTGGTGGACCTGCGGATGTTCTCGCGGCCGGCGTTCAGCACCTCCGTGGGCTGCATCGTGCTGGCGATGCTGGCGCTGGTGGGTCTGGAGCTCATCGCGGCGCAGTACCTCCAGCTGGTGCTGGGTCTCTCCCCCCTGGAGACGGGCCTGCGACTGCTGCCGCTGACCTTCGCCGCGATGGCGGCGGGGCTGGCGGGGGCGCGGCTGCTGCGGCGGTTCGGGCCGCGGCGGATGGTGTGCGGGGGGTTCTGCCTCACGGCGGTCGCGGTGCTGACGCTGACCGCGATGGGCGGCACGGACAACGCGGGGCTGCTGCTGTTCGGGTTCGTGCTGCTGGGCTTCGGTCTGGAGACGACGCTCTTCGCGGCTTACGAGTCGATGCTGAGCGAGGCTCCGCAGGAGCAGGCGGGCGGGGCGGCGGCGATCGGGGAGACGTCGTACCAGCTGGGGGCCGGGATCGGGATCGCGCTGCTGGGCAGCGTGATGAACGCGGCGTACGCGCCTGGACTCACGTCCGTGCCGGGGGTGCCGGCGTCGGCGTCGGCCGCGGCGGGGCATTCGCTGGGGGAGGCGTATGAAGTGGCCGGGCGGCTCGGGGGGCCGGCGGGTGTCGCCCTGCGTCATACGGCTCGGGACTCTTTCGTGCACGGACTGCATGTCACGCTGCTGGTCAGCGCGGGGTTGCTGCTGCTGGGCGCGGTGATGGCGTTGCGGTTGCCGCGGATCATGCAGTGCGAGTCGCCCGCGGCGGCCGTGGAGGTTCCTTCCCCCAGGGAAGTCGCGGAGTCCCGCGTCTCCGCGTGA
- a CDS encoding mannosyltransferase family protein, giving the protein MTDPATRVALPCPPALRRAAPALLGYAAVRALGLLALALGSAARDKSAYTLLTARWDALWYTRVAELGYGYEVRLPNGDVHSNLAFFPLLPWLERLLHAVTPLSYADAGFVVSLLASLAAAWGIFAVADHVYGRRAGVCTVLVWAVLPVGIVQSMAYSESLFTALAAWSLYAVLTGRWVTAGLLASLSGLTRPVGLAVVAAVWTAGVLSFFPKGSVFRKGSVFSKGSFVRTRSAAHAPGARTPLSAPLPPPDASPPRERTSDSAHPARRALGLLLAPLGAVGYVLWVGHRTGEGPLGYLHVQAGWRNGFDGGYAFARFVAAKFTSFPSALAGLALIVGVALLIRLYVVCVRQRQPLPLLVYAGVVLALALCASSYFGSKPRLLLPAFPLLLPPALALARLRTSRSAPVVACVAVASAVYGAWWLNGSGPP; this is encoded by the coding sequence GTGACCGATCCAGCGACGCGCGTAGCGCTCCCCTGCCCCCCGGCCCTGCGCCGGGCGGCCCCCGCTCTCCTGGGGTACGCGGCCGTGCGCGCCCTCGGCCTGCTCGCGCTCGCCCTCGGGAGCGCCGCCCGCGACAAGAGCGCGTACACGCTGCTGACCGCCCGCTGGGACGCCCTGTGGTACACGAGGGTCGCCGAGCTCGGATACGGCTACGAGGTCCGCCTGCCGAACGGCGACGTCCACTCCAACCTGGCCTTCTTCCCGCTGCTGCCCTGGCTGGAGCGGCTGCTGCACGCGGTGACCCCGCTGTCGTACGCCGACGCCGGATTCGTCGTCTCCCTGCTCGCCTCGCTCGCCGCGGCCTGGGGGATCTTCGCGGTCGCGGATCACGTCTACGGGCGCCGGGCGGGCGTGTGCACGGTGCTCGTGTGGGCCGTGCTGCCCGTCGGGATCGTGCAGTCGATGGCGTACAGCGAGTCGCTGTTCACCGCGCTGGCCGCCTGGTCGCTGTACGCGGTGCTCACCGGCCGGTGGGTGACCGCGGGGCTGCTCGCCTCGTTGTCCGGTCTGACCCGGCCGGTGGGTCTCGCGGTGGTCGCGGCGGTGTGGACGGCGGGCGTGCTCTCGTTCTTCCCGAAGGGTTCCGTCTTCCGGAAGGGCTCGGTCTTCTCGAAGGGCTCGTTCGTGCGAACCCGCAGCGCGGCGCACGCGCCCGGCGCACGCACCCCTCTCAGCGCCCCGCTCCCGCCGCCGGACGCCTCTCCTCCGCGCGAACGCACGAGCGACAGCGCGCACCCCGCACGGCGCGCCCTCGGTCTCCTCCTCGCGCCCCTCGGTGCCGTCGGCTACGTCCTCTGGGTCGGGCACCGCACCGGCGAGGGCCCTCTCGGCTACCTCCACGTCCAGGCGGGCTGGCGCAACGGGTTCGACGGCGGCTACGCCTTCGCCCGCTTCGTCGCCGCCAAGTTCACGTCCTTCCCGTCGGCACTGGCCGGTCTGGCTCTGATAGTGGGCGTCGCCCTGCTGATCCGGCTGTACGTCGTCTGCGTACGGCAGCGCCAGCCGCTCCCCCTGCTGGTGTACGCCGGCGTGGTCCTCGCGCTCGCCCTGTGCGCGTCGAGCTACTTCGGCTCGAAACCGCGCCTGCTGCTCCCCGCGTTCCCCCTGCTGCTGCCCCCGGCCCTGGCCCTGGCCCGGCTGCGGACGTCCAGGTCGGCGCCGGTCGTGGCGTGCGTCGCGGTCGCCTCGGCCGTGTACGGCGCGTGGTGGCTGAACGGCTCCGGTCCCCCCTGA
- a CDS encoding phosphatase PAP2 family protein, with translation MRTERNLTRLDRVFARLDREPERPAHIDVPKMSRHRVALLSATLAFYLAIVWLIVVTSWLVRLDWQVMFFRPYQQWPEIHAFLDYYVVLGQRGPTAVMVAAWLGWRSWRQHTLRPLLTLGASLLLLNITVGAAKLGMGRLGPHYATTIGANEMGLGGDIFPSGHTANAVVTWGILAYLASTPRARRWLSAVSAVVSLGVGLTTVYLGTHWLSDVVLGWAAGLLVLLALPWCEPLIARAEVRILDLRDRWRDRRTAPSPVLEPTRAGSPAPPAPVAVPVSFKPRTAPQDEEAPAARETVTAARSPRAPAYLAPGPHSARSERTPVTPIGSRRPPHSDRLPRGTTASAARPLTGG, from the coding sequence GTGCGTACCGAACGAAACCTCACCCGTCTGGACCGGGTGTTCGCCAGGCTCGACCGTGAGCCGGAACGACCGGCCCACATCGACGTGCCGAAGATGAGCAGGCACCGGGTCGCCCTGCTCTCCGCGACCCTGGCCTTCTATCTGGCGATCGTGTGGCTCATCGTGGTCACCTCGTGGCTGGTCCGCCTCGACTGGCAGGTCATGTTCTTCCGGCCGTACCAGCAGTGGCCGGAGATCCACGCGTTCCTCGACTACTACGTGGTCCTCGGCCAGCGCGGCCCGACCGCCGTGATGGTCGCGGCCTGGCTCGGCTGGAGATCCTGGCGTCAGCACACCCTGCGCCCGCTGCTGACCCTGGGCGCCTCGCTGCTGCTGCTGAACATCACCGTCGGCGCCGCCAAGCTCGGCATGGGCCGGCTCGGCCCCCACTACGCGACAACCATCGGCGCCAACGAGATGGGCCTGGGCGGCGATATATTCCCCAGCGGCCACACCGCCAACGCGGTCGTGACCTGGGGAATCCTGGCGTATCTGGCCTCCACCCCGAGAGCCCGGCGCTGGCTGTCCGCGGTCTCCGCGGTGGTCTCGCTCGGCGTCGGCCTCACCACCGTCTACCTCGGTACGCACTGGCTGAGCGACGTGGTGCTGGGCTGGGCGGCCGGCCTGCTGGTCCTGCTGGCCCTGCCCTGGTGCGAGCCGCTGATCGCCCGCGCCGAGGTCCGGATCCTCGACCTGCGCGACCGCTGGCGCGACCGCCGCACGGCCCCCTCCCCCGTCCTCGAACCGACGCGGGCGGGCAGCCCCGCACCGCCCGCCCCGGTCGCCGTGCCCGTCTCCTTCAAGCCGCGCACCGCACCCCAGGACGAGGAGGCCCCCGCGGCCCGCGAGACGGTCACGGCCGCCCGTTCGCCCCGTGCGCCGGCCTATCTCGCGCCGGGCCCGCACTCGGCCCGCTCCGAGCGCACCCCGGTCACCCCGATCGGCAGCCGCCGGCCGCCCCACTCCGACCGCCTCCCGCGCGGTACGACCGCCTCGGCGGCCCGCCCCCTCACCGGCGGCTGA